The Synergistaceae bacterium nucleotide sequence CTGGCAATCCCTAAAGCTCGAAGAACCACAGCGTAGAGATGAAAGAAGCTCAGGCGCGAAGGTGACGAAAGTAGAAAAAATCTTCGAGATGGCGCACGAGGCAACTCTAAACGCTTTAGCAATGGGTCTTCAGCAGCGAAGCTCCGAACAAGGAGAACGTTCAACGACTATCCCGGAAGGGAGTAGGGATAAGCGTCCCGAAAAGGTAAGCTCTTTGCTTATAGATTTATGAATTTATAGATTTATAAATTTGCAGAGATGAAGATATAGTCTGCGCTCATACGAAAGTATGAGGAGTTCATGAGTGAAAACTCTGAGAACCGGAGAAGTGTAGCGAACTTCTTTGAACACGCAAAAGATAAAGTGGTTCTGATGTTTTAGTGAAACTTGATAATTCGGACATCACCTTGATATAATCGAATATTATGGGGTTTCGGTGTGCCTGAATTTAAGCCTGTGGAGAGTCATATAAGCCTTTATCTTAGGCAAAGAGAGATTCCATGAAACAGGAAATCTAATCTGCGAAGATTAAATACTAAAGCCTAGGAATTATAACGTCTTTTGCATCGGATTACTACGACTCCAACGTAACTGTAGCAGCGGTAAAGTGTGGGAAGAAAACCTGCTTAATAATTCGCAGCTCGCCCAACGTCCTGAACGTGAAAGAATTTCTCACACCTTACGGCGGTAGTGGACACCTTCAGGCTGGATCGGCGGCACTGACGAACCAGGATCCTAGAGAGCTTTTAAAAGAACTAGAAGCCAAGTTGCCTGCTTTCATCATGCCCTTTGATACGGTAGAGAGCGTGATGACTTTTCCTGTGATGGCTGTTTCCCCTGACGCCAGGGTGAGTGAGGCTTACCGTGCCATGTTGCGCTTCGGTTATCAGGCCTTGCCCGTGGCCTTGGATGGAGAGGTCTTGGGGATGATGACGCGCAAAGATCTGGACAAAGCCCATCTTCACGGATTCGACCGCGCCTTAGTCCGAGACTTTATGACCGAAGGCATTATTTCCGTGACGGCAGAGGCCTCCGTCAATGAGGCTCATCGCCTGATGGCCACCTACGGTTTCGAGCGACTGCCCGTTCTACAACAGGGACGCCTGGTGGGACTCATGACGCGAGCCGACTTGGTGCGAGCGCTGTATCAGACATACCGAGTCCGGGGCGAGAAGGAGACAAAAAAGGGCTTTTTATGGATGGAAGACATCAGAAGTCTTTTGGAGGTGTCTTTTCCGTCAGAGATGTTGAGTCTCCTCCGCCGCATCGGAGAAAAAACCCAGAAAATGGATATGAAAGCCTACATCGTGGGTGGCGCGGTCCGGGATATTCTGAAGGGCGAGCGCAATGTGGACCTGGATATCTCTGTGGAGGGAGACGCGGAAGTCCTTGCCCGAAGTTGGAGCGAGGAAGGTTGTCGTGTCACCATTCATGGACGTTACAAGACGGGCACTATCGTTTTTCCTGGGGGGTACAAGGTGGACATCGCCACGGCGCGGCGCGAATTTTACGAGTACGCGGCCGCCATGCCGGAGGTCAGCGGCGACTCCCTGAAACAGGACCTGGCCCGGCGAGATTTTACTGTCAACTCCATGGCCGTTTCTCTGAGTAAGGCAGACTGGGGTACTCTCATCGACTTTTATGGAGGTCGCCGAGACTTGAAAGAGGGGCTTTTGCGCGTGCTTCACAACCTGAGTTTTGTGGAGGACCCTTCGCGCATTCTGAGGGGTATCCGCCTGGAGCAGCGCTTGGACATGAAATTTGAAGACAATGCCCTGCGTCTCCTAAACAGCGCAGTGAAAGGCGGGCTGCTGGAGAAATTGTCCAGTTCTCGCCTGCGGACGGAGGTAGAACTCAACTGCAAGGACCGCCAGCCTCGGAAAATAGCGGAGCGAATGCAGGAGTTGAAGATCTGGGACGCCCTTTTTCCGGGGCTTCGCTTTGGCCCCTCCAACGCCAAAAAAATGCGATATTTGCAAAAATTTTTGTATCACCTAAAAAAAGAAAATTTAAGTGTTTTCAAAGGGATGGAATGGTTGACCTATATAGCGGCAATTTTGTCGGAATCTTCCCTTTCGGTTCGCTCCTCCACTATGGATCGACTGAACTTCACGCCTCAGGAACGGAAGATCTTAATGAACTGTTTTACGTCTCCGCTACCAGTGGAACAATTTTTCAACACGAAAAAAAACTTCAAGAACTCCGAGATTTTTCTTTTTTTGAAGGACTACGATCCGGTTCCACTTCTGTACTGTATGGCAACGTTAAAAAAGATCCCTGTACGGCGCTGGCTTCACCGCCACCTGTTCGTCCTGACCCCTTTAAAAGGAGAACTGAAGGGGGGCGATTTACTGGAAATGGGCTACAAAGCCGGTCCTTGGCTAGGAGGAGTGCTAGAGGGAGTCCGACTAGAGCGTATGGACGGAAGGATCAAAAACCGGGACGATGAACTGCTATACTTACTGGAAATGACACGACGCATTTGACGACAAGAAAAGGAAATACCGAAAGGAATGATCTGGATATGGGTTTTCCCGGCATTGATCTCTATTCTCTTTTAATCAACCTCCCGGCTGTGATATGGGCAATCAGCTTTCACGAGTTCTGCCACGGTTATGTGGCTTATCTGCTGGGCGACCCGACGGCCCATCATCAAGGGCGCCTGACGTTGAACCCCCTGGCCCATTTCGACCTGGTGGGAACCCTGATGCTTTTGTTTTTCCACTTCGGCTGGGCAAAGCCCGTTCCCATCAATACACGCTATTTCAGGAATCCGAGAAGGGATATCCTCTTGGTCTCCCTGGCCGGTGTGGCGGGAAACCTTC carries:
- a CDS encoding CBS domain-containing protein; translated protein: MKEFLTPYGGSGHLQAGSAALTNQDPRELLKELEAKLPAFIMPFDTVESVMTFPVMAVSPDARVSEAYRAMLRFGYQALPVALDGEVLGMMTRKDLDKAHLHGFDRALVRDFMTEGIISVTAEASVNEAHRLMATYGFERLPVLQQGRLVGLMTRADLVRALYQTYRVRGEKETKKGFLWMEDIRSLLEVSFPSEMLSLLRRIGEKTQKMDMKAYIVGGAVRDILKGERNVDLDISVEGDAEVLARSWSEEGCRVTIHGRYKTGTIVFPGGYKVDIATARREFYEYAAAMPEVSGDSLKQDLARRDFTVNSMAVSLSKADWGTLIDFYGGRRDLKEGLLRVLHNLSFVEDPSRILRGIRLEQRLDMKFEDNALRLLNSAVKGGLLEKLSSSRLRTEVELNCKDRQPRKIAERMQELKIWDALFPGLRFGPSNAKKMRYLQKFLYHLKKENLSVFKGMEWLTYIAAILSESSLSVRSSTMDRLNFTPQERKILMNCFTSPLPVEQFFNTKKNFKNSEIFLFLKDYDPVPLLYCMATLKKIPVRRWLHRHLFVLTPLKGELKGGDLLEMGYKAGPWLGGVLEGVRLERMDGRIKNRDDELLYLLEMTRRI